The Neobacillus sp. PS3-34 genome has a window encoding:
- a CDS encoding ABC-F family ATP-binding cassette domain-containing protein, producing MSILTVKDLSHGFGDRAIFDNVSFRLLKGEHIALVGANGEGKSTFMNIITGQLQPDDGKVEWARNQRVGYLDQHAVLQKGLTIRDVLKTAFQYLFDVEMNINNIYGKMADVTPEEMEKMLDEVGTLQDILTNNDFYVIDAKVEEVARGLGLDDVGLEKDVHDLSGGQRTKVLLAKLLLEKPDILLLDEPTNYLDEQHIEWLRRYLQEYENAFLLISHDIPFLNSVVNVIYHLENQELNRYVGDYNNFLTIYEAKKLQVEAAFKRQQAEISNLKDFVARNKARASTSNLAMSRQKKLDKMEIIEVGHERPKPDFNFKEARTSGKTIFETKELVIGYEEPLSKTLNLFMERGQKVALVGANGIGKTTLLRSILGEIQALSGEVERGEHQYIGYFEQEVKTANQNTCIEEVWNEFPHLSQGEVRAALARCGLTRKHIESKISVLSGGEKAKVRLCKLLNRESNILVFDEPTNHLDVDAKNELKRALKSYKGSILLISHEPEFYQEVVTEVWNVESWTTKAL from the coding sequence ATGAGTATTTTAACAGTTAAAGACCTAAGTCACGGATTTGGTGATCGTGCTATTTTCGATAATGTTTCCTTCCGCTTGTTAAAAGGAGAACACATCGCTTTGGTTGGTGCAAACGGTGAAGGTAAATCTACGTTTATGAATATCATTACGGGACAACTTCAGCCTGATGATGGAAAAGTAGAATGGGCTAGGAATCAACGGGTCGGTTACCTCGATCAGCATGCTGTTTTGCAAAAAGGATTGACCATCCGTGACGTACTAAAAACAGCGTTTCAATATCTCTTCGATGTTGAAATGAATATTAATAATATTTACGGAAAAATGGCGGACGTTACCCCTGAAGAAATGGAAAAGATGTTAGATGAAGTTGGTACATTACAGGATATTTTAACAAATAATGATTTCTATGTTATTGATGCTAAAGTTGAAGAAGTGGCGCGTGGACTTGGTCTTGATGATGTAGGCCTGGAAAAGGATGTTCATGATTTAAGCGGTGGACAAAGAACAAAGGTATTATTGGCCAAGCTTTTACTGGAGAAACCAGATATCCTTTTATTAGATGAACCTACTAACTATTTGGACGAACAACATATTGAGTGGTTAAGACGTTACCTGCAAGAGTACGAAAATGCATTTTTATTAATATCACATGACATCCCATTCCTTAATAGTGTTGTGAATGTCATTTACCACTTAGAAAACCAAGAATTAAATCGCTATGTGGGCGATTATAATAATTTCCTTACCATTTACGAAGCAAAAAAACTACAAGTCGAAGCCGCTTTTAAGCGACAACAAGCAGAAATTTCCAATTTAAAGGATTTTGTAGCCCGTAATAAAGCAAGGGCATCTACTAGTAATCTGGCCATGTCGAGACAGAAAAAACTTGATAAAATGGAGATTATTGAAGTAGGACATGAAAGACCGAAGCCTGATTTCAATTTTAAAGAAGCAAGAACCTCTGGTAAAACAATTTTTGAAACGAAAGAATTAGTGATTGGTTACGAAGAACCGCTGTCAAAAACGTTAAATCTCTTTATGGAACGCGGACAAAAGGTTGCCTTGGTTGGCGCAAACGGCATTGGTAAAACAACGCTCCTTCGAAGTATCCTTGGAGAAATACAGGCTCTTTCTGGTGAAGTTGAACGCGGTGAACACCAATATATTGGTTATTTTGAACAAGAAGTGAAAACGGCGAATCAAAACACTTGTATCGAAGAAGTTTGGAATGAGTTCCCTCATTTAAGCCAAGGAGAAGTTCGTGCGGCTCTTGCAAGATGTGGATTAACGAGAAAACACATTGAAAGTAAAATATCGGTTTTAAGTGGTGGAGAAAAAGCGAAAGTAAGGTTATGTAAGCTTCTTAACCGTGAAAGCAATATCCTTGTTTTCGATGAGCCGACAAACCATTTGGATGTAGATGCAAAGAATGAGCTTAAACGTGCATTGAAATCGTATAAGGGTAGCATTCTTCTCATCTCCCATGAACCTGAATTTTATCAAGAAGTGGTTACAGAAGTTTGGAACGTAGAATCATGGACAACTAAAGCACTATAA
- a CDS encoding HEAT repeat domain-containing protein, protein MNNKEVKSELPANYEELKKAASRTSSWRDRLDAIDELGKWKSKQTIDVLKGRMANDPVYKIQKIAFHKLQAFGEDVVLPPQKKGELIKDATKIFKRIKKSLPEGHSYEEFSEKLKKMRLDVYDAYEGEKGTDFDSWLKTTWQSL, encoded by the coding sequence TTGAATAATAAAGAAGTGAAAAGTGAGTTACCTGCAAATTATGAGGAATTAAAAAAAGCTGCTAGTCGTACGTCTAGTTGGAGAGACCGTTTAGATGCCATTGACGAATTAGGTAAGTGGAAAAGTAAACAAACAATCGATGTTCTTAAAGGCAGAATGGCGAACGATCCAGTTTATAAAATCCAAAAAATTGCTTTCCATAAACTCCAGGCATTTGGAGAAGATGTTGTATTACCTCCTCAGAAAAAAGGAGAATTGATTAAAGATGCAACTAAAATCTTCAAAAGAATAAAGAAGAGTTTGCCTGAAGGGCATTCGTATGAAGAGTTTAGCGAGAAGTTAAAAAAGATGCGACTGGATGTCTATGATGCATACGAAGGTGAAAAGGGTACTGACTTTGACAGCTGGTTAAAAACCACGTGGCAATCGCTTTAA
- a CDS encoding S1 domain-containing RNA-binding protein: MSIEIGSKVQGKVTGITNFGAFVELPGGTTGLVHISEVADSYVKDVNDHLKIGDMVEVKVLSEKEGKVALSIKQTIDKPEGQSSYKQRPRPAQGRGNDRSKGNFKPRETFEDKMSQFLKRSEESLTSLKRNTEGKRGGRGGRRG, encoded by the coding sequence ATGTCAATAGAAATAGGAAGTAAGGTTCAAGGGAAAGTAACTGGTATAACTAATTTTGGAGCATTCGTAGAATTACCTGGAGGAACAACAGGTCTTGTGCATATCAGTGAAGTTGCTGATAGCTATGTAAAAGATGTTAATGATCATCTGAAAATTGGCGATATGGTTGAAGTAAAAGTGTTAAGTGAGAAAGAAGGAAAGGTTGCCTTATCCATTAAGCAAACCATAGATAAACCTGAAGGGCAATCTTCTTATAAGCAGCGCCCTCGCCCAGCTCAAGGAAGAGGGAATGATCGTTCTAAAGGAAACTTTAAACCAAGAGAAACCTTTGAAGATAAAATGTCACAATTCTTAAAGAGAAGTGAAGAGAGCTTAACTTCTCTAAAACGTAATACTGAAGGAAAACGAGGTGGAAGAGGAGGAAGACGTGGTTAA
- a CDS encoding glyoxalase superfamily protein — translation MSTSKITMKSPTPILRIFNEEKAKEFYLTFLEFELDWEHRFEDNLPLYMQISYGNCIIHLSEHHGDCCPGGALRIEVENLELLHSNLISKKYKYARPGIETTPWNSREVCIGDPFGNRIVFFENLQ, via the coding sequence ATGAGCACATCTAAAATAACTATGAAAAGCCCCACTCCAATCCTACGTATTTTTAATGAGGAAAAGGCCAAAGAATTTTATTTAACATTTTTGGAATTTGAGTTAGATTGGGAGCATCGATTTGAAGATAATCTACCTTTATACATGCAAATTTCTTATGGGAATTGTATTATTCATCTTTCAGAACATCATGGAGATTGTTGTCCTGGAGGTGCTTTAAGAATTGAAGTAGAAAACTTAGAGTTACTCCATTCAAATCTTATATCAAAGAAATACAAATATGCTCGTCCTGGCATCGAAACAACCCCTTGGAATTCTCGGGAGGTTTGCATTGGAGACCCATTCGGAAATAGAATTGTTTTTTTTGAGAACCTTCAATAA
- a CDS encoding DinB family protein, which translates to MYVTISDFIKEWNKEAALSQKVLDGLTDDSLKQQVYPEGRTLGRILWHFTTNVPNYLNKFGVKMDKVENAENVPTTAKEIAETFKKVSAQAAEAIKQQWTDDSLKQIQIAFGREETNASILMGLIKHIVHHRGQATILIRQAGLKPFGVYGPPKEDWIPLGMGNPPL; encoded by the coding sequence ATGTACGTAACAATTTCAGACTTTATTAAAGAATGGAATAAAGAAGCGGCATTATCTCAAAAAGTTTTGGATGGCTTGACAGATGATTCATTAAAACAACAAGTTTATCCTGAAGGACGTACTTTGGGTAGAATTTTGTGGCATTTCACCACAAACGTTCCAAATTATTTAAACAAATTTGGTGTTAAAATGGATAAGGTTGAAAATGCTGAAAATGTTCCGACAACAGCAAAAGAAATCGCTGAAACTTTTAAAAAGGTAAGTGCTCAAGCAGCAGAGGCTATTAAACAACAATGGACAGATGATTCTTTGAAACAAATTCAAATTGCGTTCGGAAGAGAAGAAACAAATGCTTCAATTCTGATGGGCTTAATTAAACATATTGTTCATCATCGTGGACAAGCTACCATTCTTATCCGACAAGCAGGATTAAAACCATTCGGGGTATACGGACCACCGAAAGAGGATTGGATTCCTTTAGGAATGGGTAATCCACCACTTTAA
- a CDS encoding DUF3658 domain-containing protein produces the protein MIYEKQRGDQSPLTQQEREHYEKEWHSLTENKETLRIWRNGTVEGVPEEYFDDLIINRAKKLHGKRKTNEFFKSLRLIGDVLGQIHLDQYISDTFINYRLKKMIENGIFEMEGSLEAMRLYSVRLKQ, from the coding sequence GTGATTTACGAAAAACAACGAGGGGACCAATCTCCTCTAACTCAACAAGAACGGGAACATTATGAAAAGGAATGGCATTCTCTCACTGAAAATAAAGAAACATTAAGAATTTGGAGAAATGGAACAGTAGAAGGTGTCCCAGAAGAATATTTTGACGATCTTATTATAAATAGAGCGAAAAAACTCCACGGTAAACGTAAAACAAATGAATTTTTTAAATCATTAAGATTAATTGGTGATGTCCTTGGTCAAATACATTTAGACCAGTATATAAGCGATACTTTCATAAACTATCGGTTAAAAAAAATGATTGAAAATGGAATTTTTGAAATGGAAGGCAGTCTTGAGGCAATGAGATTATATAGTGTCCGTTTGAAACAATAA
- a CDS encoding DUF1835 domain-containing protein, whose amino-acid sequence MGDAFKEIEKITKFVKELPERDSRLLLSHILKRIHFLNEQVYSEKQFIKDMKSAYKAVFEITEPQRNTIEGPIKVVHILFGDSGAGSFRQALKEMGADYNDEKIICVREMFSIGPTWKFSEKFGNQARYKWLQNNLSDEDGEFDEFKENLNRAVIQIMSIKEDIPIYLWAAENAEEQTGLRFVVDLLKKKNNNIFVMNTTKGFNELFNKGKRKYSISHTGEIRQKSSK is encoded by the coding sequence ATGGGGGACGCATTTAAGGAAATAGAGAAAATTACCAAGTTCGTTAAGGAATTGCCTGAGAGGGACTCAAGGTTGCTTCTTAGTCATATTTTAAAAAGAATACATTTTTTAAACGAGCAGGTGTATTCTGAGAAGCAGTTTATTAAAGATATGAAAAGTGCATACAAAGCGGTTTTCGAGATTACTGAACCACAGCGAAATACAATAGAAGGACCTATCAAGGTTGTTCATATTCTGTTCGGGGATTCTGGTGCGGGAAGTTTTAGACAAGCACTCAAAGAAATGGGTGCTGATTATAATGATGAAAAGATTATTTGTGTTCGAGAAATGTTCTCTATCGGTCCTACCTGGAAATTTAGTGAAAAATTTGGAAACCAGGCCAGGTATAAGTGGTTACAAAATAACTTGTCTGATGAAGATGGAGAGTTCGATGAATTTAAGGAAAATCTTAACAGAGCTGTTATTCAAATTATGTCTATTAAAGAAGATATTCCTATTTATTTGTGGGCTGCTGAAAATGCTGAGGAGCAGACAGGACTTCGTTTTGTCGTGGACCTTTTAAAGAAAAAAAATAATAATATTTTCGTTATGAACACAACAAAGGGATTTAATGAACTATTTAATAAGGGGAAACGGAAATACTCGATTTCACACACCGGTGAAATACGCCAGAAAAGCTCCAAGTGA
- a CDS encoding leucine-rich repeat domain-containing protein, which yields MKLVRSIKEALTHMFDEEYQFLMNNLNEVKKLDLEEYVFLEEIKDFEIVSSFKELKYLNISGTGISDISPFKELKKLEILYADLCMITDISTLSQLKSLKELDLSAPMNYIKSLEPLVHLNNLEKLYVPDHSIKTIEPIYNLNQLKLLSIARTEVPNKEIDDFKKKHPNSEVWI from the coding sequence ATGAAGCTTGTAAGAAGTATAAAAGAAGCCCTTACGCATATGTTTGATGAAGAATATCAGTTCTTAATGAATAATCTTAATGAGGTTAAGAAATTAGACTTAGAGGAATATGTATTTCTAGAAGAAATAAAGGATTTTGAGATTGTTTCCTCCTTTAAAGAACTCAAATATTTAAATATTTCCGGTACAGGTATTAGTGATATTTCTCCATTTAAAGAATTAAAGAAACTGGAGATCTTGTACGCTGACCTCTGTATGATTACAGATATATCAACCTTATCTCAACTAAAAAGCCTAAAAGAACTGGATTTGTCGGCACCTATGAATTATATAAAATCTCTGGAACCCTTAGTGCACTTAAATAATCTTGAAAAGTTATATGTTCCTGACCATTCAATAAAAACAATAGAGCCGATATATAATTTAAATCAATTGAAATTATTGAGTATTGCGAGAACAGAAGTTCCAAACAAAGAGATAGATGATTTTAAAAAGAAACATCCTAATAGTGAGGTATGGATATAG
- a CDS encoding DUF4181 domain-containing protein, with translation MIVGPEREELTEDGKGVDLWGKVILSALGIITFIFINIENEAMKWFWILFVIAAFGFQSFVDWKYLKESKRYIVSLIVLIFGVTLVYFLV, from the coding sequence ATGATTGTTGGACCTGAAAGAGAAGAACTCACAGAAGATGGTAAGGGTGTTGATCTATGGGGGAAGGTTATACTTTCAGCTCTCGGAATTATTACTTTCATTTTTATTAATATTGAGAACGAAGCAATGAAGTGGTTTTGGATACTTTTTGTAATAGCAGCATTTGGCTTCCAGTCATTTGTAGATTGGAAGTATCTAAAGGAGTCAAAACGATATATTGTTTCCCTTATTGTATTAATCTTTGGTGTTACTTTAGTTTATTTTCTTGTCTAA
- a CDS encoding LLM class flavin-dependent oxidoreductase, which produces MEIGIYSLADLYPNPETGKAISAKQRIGEIIEAAKLADEAGLDVFGVGEHHRLDYAVSTPSVLLAAISQVTKRIRLTSATTVLSTVDPVRLFEEFATLDLISNGRAEIIAGRGAFLDSFPLFGYDFKKYDELFEEHLELLLKLNKNELITWKGRSRTSLNKAEIAPRPLQPVIPIWVGVGGTLESAERAGRLGTGLALAILGGDPGQYEPLVDIYMQSAALSGDAPENLKVGVTGHAYISKTNQQALEEFYPYHSNYWYHLQLSHGKNMVLSREDFEQMAGKDTALFVGSSEQIIEKILRQYELFGHHRFIAQMDIGCMPFKKVAENIERLATEVAPVIRKETRKKG; this is translated from the coding sequence ATGGAAATTGGAATCTATTCATTAGCGGATTTATATCCTAATCCAGAAACAGGCAAAGCGATCAGCGCGAAACAGCGTATTGGTGAAATCATTGAAGCGGCAAAACTCGCGGATGAAGCTGGACTGGATGTATTTGGCGTTGGAGAGCACCACCGTTTAGATTATGCAGTGTCAACACCATCAGTGCTCCTGGCGGCTATTTCACAAGTTACCAAACGAATTAGACTTACAAGTGCGACAACGGTATTAAGTACCGTAGATCCTGTCCGTTTATTTGAGGAATTTGCCACACTTGACCTTATATCAAATGGACGTGCTGAAATCATTGCCGGGCGTGGGGCATTTTTAGACTCATTCCCTCTATTCGGATATGATTTTAAAAAATATGATGAATTGTTTGAAGAACACTTAGAGCTATTATTAAAGCTAAACAAAAATGAATTGATTACTTGGAAGGGCCGGTCTCGTACATCCTTAAATAAGGCAGAAATTGCGCCTCGGCCACTTCAGCCAGTGATTCCTATATGGGTAGGTGTTGGTGGGACTTTGGAGAGCGCAGAACGCGCAGGCAGATTGGGGACTGGATTGGCATTGGCAATACTTGGCGGTGATCCAGGTCAATATGAACCGCTCGTTGACATTTACATGCAATCTGCGGCACTGAGCGGCGATGCTCCGGAAAACCTAAAGGTGGGTGTAACCGGGCACGCATATATTTCAAAAACCAATCAGCAGGCACTGGAAGAATTTTATCCCTATCATTCAAATTATTGGTACCATCTCCAACTTAGTCATGGGAAAAACATGGTCTTATCAAGAGAAGATTTTGAGCAGATGGCTGGAAAAGACACAGCCCTTTTCGTTGGAAGCTCGGAGCAAATCATCGAAAAAATCCTTCGCCAATACGAGCTGTTTGGACACCATCGGTTTATTGCCCAAATGGACATAGGTTGTATGCCTTTTAAAAAAGTTGCTGAAAACATTGAAAGGCTAGCAACAGAAGTTGCGCCTGTTATACGAAAAGAAACAAGGAAAAAGGGTTAA
- a CDS encoding cold-shock protein, whose protein sequence is MEQGKVKWFNAEKGFGFIEREAGDDVFVHFSAIQGEGFKSLDEGQEVTFEVEQGQRGPQATNVRKA, encoded by the coding sequence ATGGAACAAGGTAAAGTAAAATGGTTTAATGCAGAAAAAGGTTTTGGATTCATCGAACGCGAAGCAGGAGACGATGTATTCGTACACTTCTCAGCTATCCAAGGCGAAGGTTTCAAATCTTTAGACGAAGGTCAAGAAGTTACTTTTGAAGTAGAACAAGGTCAACGTGGACCCCAAGCTACTAACGTTCGTAAAGCATAA
- a CDS encoding LLM class flavin-dependent oxidoreductase, translating into MTTMHLPVSVLNLAPIREGQTAKQAIDSMVELAQATEKMGYQRYWIAEHHNTPTLVSSATSILIKHTLEHTSTIRVGSGGIMLPNHSPLVVAEQFGTMATMYPNRVELGLRSAPGTDMKTASALRRSKADPVYTFPDDVKALLTYLAEIQQGFVKAHPGVGTNIPIYILGSSTDSAYLAASLGLPYVFASHFAPRYMEEAISIYRERFQPSEYLDQPYMMVCLNVIAAETDEEAKLLSTTMQQFFLNVVRGSQNPLQPPVENMDELWSPMEKEMAASMSSVTLLGSKETIRQQLAGFQEKYNVDEIMAVSYIYDPEKQNRSYEIFKDVVEGK; encoded by the coding sequence ATGACAACTATGCATTTACCTGTATCTGTATTGAATCTAGCCCCAATACGCGAAGGACAAACAGCAAAACAAGCTATTGATTCAATGGTGGAACTTGCACAAGCAACAGAAAAAATGGGTTATCAACGATATTGGATTGCTGAGCATCATAATACTCCAACACTTGTCAGTTCAGCAACGTCTATTTTAATCAAACATACATTAGAACATACCAGTACTATACGAGTTGGGTCAGGCGGGATTATGCTGCCTAATCATTCGCCTTTAGTGGTGGCTGAACAATTTGGAACGATGGCAACGATGTATCCAAATCGTGTGGAATTAGGTCTTCGCAGCGCCCCTGGTACGGATATGAAGACGGCAAGTGCACTAAGAAGATCTAAAGCGGATCCTGTTTATACATTTCCTGATGATGTAAAGGCTTTGCTTACCTATTTGGCAGAGATTCAGCAAGGATTTGTGAAGGCCCATCCTGGTGTGGGCACAAATATTCCCATTTATATCCTGGGTTCGTCAACGGATTCTGCCTATTTAGCGGCAAGTTTGGGTCTGCCGTATGTATTTGCTTCCCACTTTGCACCAAGATACATGGAAGAAGCGATTTCCATTTATCGTGAACGCTTCCAGCCGTCTGAGTACCTGGACCAACCATATATGATGGTCTGCTTAAATGTGATTGCAGCGGAAACCGACGAAGAGGCTAAATTGTTATCTACAACCATGCAGCAATTCTTCCTGAATGTTGTACGTGGTTCACAAAATCCGTTACAGCCGCCTGTTGAAAATATGGATGAGCTTTGGAGCCCTATGGAAAAAGAAATGGCCGCATCGATGTCCAGTGTGACGTTATTGGGAAGCAAAGAAACGATTCGTCAACAGTTGGCTGGTTTTCAAGAAAAGTATAACGTAGATGAAATTATGGCTGTGTCCTATATTTATGATCCTGAAAAACAAAATAGATCATATGAAATATTTAAAGATGTGGTAGAAGGAAAATAG
- a CDS encoding DinB family protein encodes MMNHNKEVRKEILQSVSGLTDAQLNERPIGKWNIMQVLEHLYLMEKTIVHKMMMVMANDEESQVENKPIHLTPNRTTKVVAPSFVEPSGEFTTLAAMKAKLLESRAALEKFVATADQEKMLKRSFPHPVFGLLHVKQWVEFIGLHELRHLEQIEELKQELML; translated from the coding sequence ATGATGAATCATAATAAAGAGGTGCGTAAGGAGATTTTACAAAGTGTTTCAGGTTTAACAGATGCACAATTAAATGAAAGACCAATTGGCAAATGGAATATTATGCAGGTTTTAGAGCACCTTTATTTGATGGAAAAGACTATCGTCCATAAAATGATGATGGTGATGGCAAACGATGAGGAGTCTCAGGTAGAGAATAAGCCCATCCACCTAACACCAAACCGAACAACTAAAGTGGTTGCCCCGTCATTTGTTGAACCTTCTGGTGAGTTTACAACGCTTGCGGCAATGAAGGCGAAACTGCTTGAGTCGCGAGCTGCGTTAGAAAAATTCGTTGCAACTGCTGATCAAGAGAAAATGCTGAAACGCTCATTTCCGCATCCGGTTTTTGGTTTACTTCACGTTAAGCAATGGGTCGAGTTTATCGGTTTACATGAACTGCGACATTTAGAGCAAATTGAGGAATTGAAACAAGAGTTAATGCTGTAA
- a CDS encoding SRPBCC family protein: MTDKKFVYVTYIATTPEKLWEALTSSDFTEKYFFGTKIESDWKEGSIVNYLRNGEVTDYGTILKCEPHRLLSFTWNSVGDKTVREQPSQVTFELKPMGQTVKLTLKHENLVPATDIVDADDTFEGLNNGSARLSAI; encoded by the coding sequence TTGACTGACAAAAAATTTGTTTATGTTACCTACATCGCAACGACACCTGAAAAGCTGTGGGAAGCGTTGACAAGCAGTGATTTCACCGAAAAGTACTTTTTTGGAACCAAAATAGAATCCGATTGGAAGGAAGGCTCAATCGTCAATTATTTGCGAAATGGCGAGGTCACAGACTACGGAACAATCCTAAAGTGTGAGCCGCATCGTTTACTTTCTTTTACATGGAATTCTGTAGGGGATAAAACGGTTCGTGAGCAGCCATCACAGGTCACTTTTGAGTTGAAACCAATGGGACAAACGGTCAAATTAACGCTTAAGCATGAAAATCTTGTGCCCGCTACTGACATTGTGGATGCGGATGATACCTTTGAAGGACTTAATAACGGTTCGGCCAGATTATCAGCAATTTAA
- a CDS encoding helix-turn-helix domain-containing protein, with the protein MDNVFKALADSSRRQLLDELFKKNGQTLSELCEHLEMTRQSVTKHLVILEEANLIVVEWHGRNKLHFLNAAPIGEIYDRWIGKFERHRIDALSELKRKLEEENN; encoded by the coding sequence ATGGATAATGTTTTTAAAGCTCTTGCAGATTCAAGCCGCAGACAGCTTCTTGACGAACTTTTTAAGAAAAATGGGCAGACATTAAGTGAGCTATGTGAACATCTAGAAATGACTCGCCAATCGGTAACAAAGCACCTTGTTATTTTGGAGGAGGCGAATTTAATCGTCGTTGAATGGCACGGTCGAAATAAGCTGCATTTTTTGAATGCTGCTCCGATCGGAGAGATATACGATCGCTGGATTGGAAAATTTGAACGGCATCGGATTGACGCATTGAGCGAACTTAAAAGAAAGCTTGAGGAGGAAAACAATTGA
- a CDS encoding aminotransferase class I/II-fold pyridoxal phosphate-dependent enzyme, whose product MYSFKNDYSEGAHPRILNALVESNFVQEDGYGEDQFTQKAIELLKEKIGTDVDIHLLSGGTQTNLTALSAFLRPHEAAIAAGTGHILTHETGAIEATGHKVISVEAENGKLKPEYLQAVIEEHTDEHMVKPKLVYISNSTEIGSIYKKSELTALRDFCNEHNLILFMDGARLGSALCSEENDLKLSDLPELVDAFYIGGTKNGALIGEALVICRDSLKEDFRFHLKQKGALLAKGRLLGIQFLELFRDNLFFDLALNANKMAKMLRDELGKANFTFLTHSPSNQIFPILPNKLIAELQGKYSFHIWQKVDPENSAIRLVTSWATKEEHVTAFIEDMKKLVL is encoded by the coding sequence ATGTACAGCTTTAAAAACGATTACAGCGAAGGTGCACATCCTAGAATATTAAATGCTTTAGTGGAATCTAATTTTGTGCAAGAGGATGGGTATGGTGAAGATCAATTTACTCAAAAAGCGATTGAACTATTAAAGGAAAAAATCGGAACGGACGTTGATATCCACCTATTATCAGGAGGCACACAAACGAATCTTACAGCCCTATCAGCTTTCCTAAGACCACATGAAGCAGCAATTGCAGCGGGTACCGGTCATATTCTTACGCATGAAACGGGTGCAATTGAAGCCACAGGGCATAAGGTAATATCGGTTGAAGCTGAAAATGGGAAATTAAAACCTGAATACTTACAAGCTGTGATTGAAGAACATACGGATGAGCATATGGTAAAGCCGAAATTGGTCTACATATCAAATTCAACAGAAATAGGCTCCATTTATAAAAAGAGTGAACTGACCGCATTACGAGATTTCTGTAACGAGCACAATCTTATTTTATTTATGGATGGTGCGAGACTAGGGTCAGCACTGTGTTCAGAAGAAAATGACCTGAAGTTAAGCGATCTTCCTGAACTTGTTGATGCATTCTATATCGGAGGCACGAAGAATGGAGCATTGATAGGTGAAGCCTTAGTTATTTGCCGTGATTCTTTAAAAGAGGATTTTCGATTCCATTTGAAGCAAAAAGGGGCACTTCTTGCAAAAGGAAGGCTCTTAGGCATCCAATTTCTTGAGCTTTTCCGGGACAATCTGTTTTTTGATTTGGCTTTAAATGCAAATAAGATGGCAAAAATGCTAAGGGATGAACTAGGTAAAGCAAACTTTACGTTTTTGACCCATTCACCATCGAACCAAATCTTCCCGATTCTGCCAAACAAACTCATTGCCGAGCTTCAAGGTAAGTATTCTTTTCATATTTGGCAAAAGGTCGATCCAGAAAACTCTGCGATTCGTCTCGTAACATCCTGGGCTACAAAAGAGGAACACGTAACAGCTTTCATTGAAGACATGAAAAAGCTCGTTTTATAA